The genomic segment TTGGTGACTCTTCTACATCAAGTAATCCTAATGGGAAGTCTGATTATCTAGAGAAATTGATTGCCAACAGTTCATCGAttgcttcttctattgattcaatgcatgctcttattgcgaaagataaagaagaccgcaaaattgaaaaagaaatgcgcagaattgataaggataagaaagataaccaagtatgggatcttgtttatggcatgaatgaaatttctttggaagataagctgaaagtaattgaaatgctggacaacaatcacaagaagaacttattcatacgttttactcctgaagagagaaagttgtggattggttcaaagttaaaagcataaacctgtcatctttgcaagtttctattaggtttaatgggcttttagagttacaacatttgatcgtttttcttcataactattagtatttaatttttcttttctcctagttgagaacttattgttatggattgattgctactaatttttatgggttgacatctttatggttattatgattgaatttatga from the Papaver somniferum cultivar HN1 unplaced genomic scaffold, ASM357369v1 unplaced-scaffold_24774, whole genome shotgun sequence genome contains:
- the LOC113341140 gene encoding uncharacterized protein LOC113341140; amino-acid sequence: MNTKKIPVRKTTPKKRPRCDIGDSSTSTNPTGQSDYLEKLIANSSSIASSIDSMHALIAKDKEDRKIEKEMRRIDKDKKDNQVWDLVYGMNEISLEDKLKVIEMLDNNHKKNLFIRFTPEERKLWIGSKLKA